A DNA window from Grus americana isolate bGruAme1 chromosome 27, bGruAme1.mat, whole genome shotgun sequence contains the following coding sequences:
- the LOC129196883 gene encoding olfactory receptor 14C36-like translates to MYFFLLNLSLLNLGTISTTVPKAMANSLWDTRAISYTGCASQVFFFFFLMPADFSLLTVMAHDRYIAICQPLHYGTLLGSRACVHMAAAAWGSGFLHAVLHTANTFSIPLCQGNALDQFFCEIPQILKLSCSDAYLREVGPIILSCFLVFGCFVFIVLSYVQIFRAVLRIPSEQGRHKAFSMCLPHLTVVSLFVSTGLFAHMKPPSISFPSLDLVVAVLYSVVPPSANPIIYSMRNQELKDAVWKLMTGGFLEVIHCPSSAPYHL, encoded by the coding sequence atgtacttcttcctcctcaacctctccctcctcaacCTGGGCACCATCTCCACAactgtccctaaagccatggccaattccctctgggacaccagggccatctcctacacaggatgtgcttcTCAGgtcttcttctttttctttctgatgccAGCAGATTTTTCActcctcactgtcatggcccatgaccgctacattgccatctgccaacccctgcactacgggaccctcctgggcagcagagcttgtgtccacatggcagcagctgcctggggcagtgggtttctccatgctgtgctgcacacggccaatacattttctataccactctgccagggcaatgccctggaccagttcttctgtgaaatcccccagatcctcaagctctcctgctcagatgcctacctcagggaagttgggcctattatattaagctgttttttagtttttggttgttttgttttcattgtgctgtcctatgtgcagatcttcagggctgtgctgaggatcccctctgagcagggacggcacaaagccttttccatgtgcctccctcacctgaccgtggtctccctgtttgtcagcacTGGCCTATTTGCTCACATGAAACCCCCCTCCATTTCCttcccatccctggacctggtggtggcagttctgtactcggtggtgcctccatcAGCAAACCCcatcatctacagcatgaggaaccaggagctcaaggatgcagtgtggaaactgatgACTGGAGGTTTTTTAGAAGTAATACACTGCCCATCTTCTGCTCCATATCACTTGTAA
- the LOC129196885 gene encoding olfactory receptor 14J1-like has translation LHYGTLLGSRACVHMAAAAWGSGFLTAVLHTANTFSIPLCQGNALDQFFCEIPQILKLSCSHSYFREVVIIVVSVCVAFGCFVFIVVSYVQIFRAVLRIPSEQGRHKAFSTCLPHLAVVSLFINTSAFAYMKPPSISYPSLDLVVAVLYSVVPPLCNQPLTNRIRPGLRFLILTGRIKENTTWTTKPLTITPRAM, from the exons ctgcactacgggaccctcctgggcagcagagcttgtgtccacatggcagcagctgcctggggcagtgggtttctcactgctgtgctgcacacggccaatacattttctataccactctgccagggcaatgccctggaccagttcttctgtgaaatccctcagatcctcaagctctcctgctcacatTCCTACTTCAGGGAAGTTGTGATtattgtggttagtgtctgtgtagcatttggttgttttgttttcattgtggtgtcctatgtgcagatcttcagggctgtgctgaggatcccctctgagcagggacggcacaaagccttttccacgtgcctccctcacctggccgtggtctccctgtttatcaacACATCTGCATTTGCCTACAtgaaacccccctccatctcttacccatccctggacctggtggtggcagttctgtactcggtggtgcctcca CTCTGCAACCAACCGTTGACCAACAGGATACGTCCAGGCCTCAGGTTCCTCATCCTGACTGGCAGGATCAAGGAGAACACCACCTGGACCACCAAGCCCTTGACCATCACCCCCAGAGCCATGTAG